The stretch of DNA GCATCGAAGATCGTGACGCAGTTGACCAGGATCACCAGGCCGCCGACCATCGTGCCCATCGCGGCATGCGGGAGCCGACCGGCCAGGCGCGCCGCGATCGGGGCCATGACGATGCCGCCGAGCGCGAGGCCGATCACGGGCAGCCACGGGATCCCGTGCTGTGCGGCACCGGTGAGGAATCCGAACGAGACGGAGACGGCCACCAGGAACTCGGCGGCATTCGCGGTTCCCACGATCTTGCGCGGTTCGTGACGCGTGACGGTCATCAGGCTGGGCGTCACGACCGGGCCCCAGCCGCCGCCACCGGTGGCGTCGACGAAGCCGCCGAGCAGGCCGATCGGTGAGAGCCAGCGTGCCGTGTGGCCGTTCCTGGGGGTGGGGATCAGCCGCACCCCGAGCCCGAACCTGGCGAAGATCACCAGGCCGAAGAAGACCAGCAGGCCCGACATCCAGCCCTTCGCCGAGGCGAGGCTGATGTTGGTGAGGACGACGGCGCCCAGGAAGCCGCCCACCGCGCCCGGCAGCGCGACGCGGACCAGGACCGCGGTGTCGACGTTGCCCTCACGCCAGTGCGACAGGCCGCTGATCAGTGTCGTCGGCAGCTTCGCCGCGTGGGTGGCGGCACTCGCCGTGACCGGAGCGACGCCCATGAACAGCAGCACGGTGGCCGACGTGACGCCGAAGCCCATCCCGAGGGTGCCGTCGACGAGCTGAGCGAGTCCGCCCGCCAACGCGAAGGCGACCACGATCCCCATGCCCACCTGCCTTCGACGTCCGTTGTGTCCAAACACGAGTAGGTTACGAGAGTTTGACGGCAATGGGACGGGTGTCCGAAACGTGGACCACGCGTCCGAGGCTCGGTGAAGAACCGCGTGCGTCGCTCGGGACGCCGGCGTGTCCGGTCTGGCAAGGTGGGCCGCGTGACCATTGCTCCCCGCGGACGGCCTGCCAAGGTGAGGTCGAAGCCGAGCATCTACGACGTCGCCAAGCTCGCCGGCGTGTCGCACATGACCGTGTCGCGGGTCCTCAATGACCACCCGAACATCAAGCCCGCGACGCGCGAGAAGGTGCTCGCGGCGATCGAGCAGGTCAACTTCACCCGTAGCTCGCACGCTCGGGCGCTGGCCACGAACCGGACCATGCGGATCGGGGTCCTGGTCGACTCGCCGGTCGAGTACGGGCCGAACAGCACCCTGCGCGCTTTCGAGGCGGCCGCGCGCTCGAAGGGCTACGCCGTCAGCGCCTACTCGATGTCGGAGAACCCCGAGCTCGCGATCGACTCGGGAGTCATGCACCTGGTGACCCAGGGCATCGACGCGCTATGCGTGATCGCCCCGCGGACGTCCTCGCTCGAGCTCCTGCACCAGCAGGCGACGGAGCTGCCCCGGCTCGCCATCACGGCGGAGCCCGAAGAGCACCTCTTCACCGCAGCGGTCGACCAGCGTGCGGGCGCGCTCGCGGCCCTGGACCACCTGATCGGCCTGGGGCACCGCCGGATCGCGCACGTCGCGGGGCCGTTGGACTGGGTCGACGCGCAGGCGCGCGAGAGGGCGTGGCTGGATCGGATCGCGTCGGCGGGTTTGGAGCCGATGGGGGTCGTCGAAGGCGACTGGACCTCGAACTTCGGTCACTGGGTCGCGACCCACGACGACACGATCACGTCGGCGACGGCGATCTTCGCGGCGAACGACCAGATGGCACTCGGCCTGCTGCACGGACTCCACGCGCGAGGCGTGCGGGTTCCCGAGGACATCAGCGTCGTCGGCTTCGACGACGTTCCCGACTCGGCGCACTTCCTGCCTCCGCTGACGACCGTCAAGCAGGACTTCCAGGCGTTGGGGGAACTGAGCCTGAGCCTGCTGCTGGAGGCGATCGAGGGCGAGGTGCCGGCGCACGGCGCGATGATCGAGCCGGTTCTGGTCGTGCGCGAGTCGACGGCGCCCCCGCGGACCTGACCCCCGCGAACACCCTGCGGACGCCTCCTCCGCGCACCTGAGCAAGTTCTGTCCGAAAAGGGCTTGCGCGAGAGTGTGTTAGCGGTAACAATCGTGATCCAGGACACACTGGCGTCGCCGTGACGCCGGACGTGACGGCCGGGATCCGGTGTCGCGATCTCAAGGAGGACACAG from Aeromicrobium phoceense encodes:
- a CDS encoding sulfite exporter TauE/SafE family protein, with the translated sequence MGIVVAFALAGGLAQLVDGTLGMGFGVTSATVLLFMGVAPVTASAATHAAKLPTTLISGLSHWREGNVDTAVLVRVALPGAVGGFLGAVVLTNISLASAKGWMSGLLVFFGLVIFARFGLGVRLIPTPRNGHTARWLSPIGLLGGFVDATGGGGWGPVVTPSLMTVTRHEPRKIVGTANAAEFLVAVSVSFGFLTGAAQHGIPWLPVIGLALGGIVMAPIAARLAGRLPHAAMGTMVGGLVILVNCVTIFDALGGLPSWLDALLILFAVGVTGTVAVKAWRRERDERRAAVLVQAS
- a CDS encoding substrate-binding domain-containing protein, with the protein product MTIAPRGRPAKVRSKPSIYDVAKLAGVSHMTVSRVLNDHPNIKPATREKVLAAIEQVNFTRSSHARALATNRTMRIGVLVDSPVEYGPNSTLRAFEAAARSKGYAVSAYSMSENPELAIDSGVMHLVTQGIDALCVIAPRTSSLELLHQQATELPRLAITAEPEEHLFTAAVDQRAGALAALDHLIGLGHRRIAHVAGPLDWVDAQARERAWLDRIASAGLEPMGVVEGDWTSNFGHWVATHDDTITSATAIFAANDQMALGLLHGLHARGVRVPEDISVVGFDDVPDSAHFLPPLTTVKQDFQALGELSLSLLLEAIEGEVPAHGAMIEPVLVVRESTAPPRT